Proteins co-encoded in one Ziziphus jujuba cultivar Dongzao chromosome 9, ASM3175591v1 genomic window:
- the LOC107426264 gene encoding autophagy-related protein 18a isoform X1: MATLSAFSSPASWSNSGFPSNADQSDTTIDSDSSLPLDHNQQQEENDAVFFSNSSTSPNANNPLSPPPQFPVSVLHLTFNQDQVCFVAGTDYGLRVYNCDPFCERFRRDFDRRGGIGVAEMLFQCNLFAVVGGGPDPQYPPNKVMIWDDHQSRFIGELTMRSVVRALRLRGDCIVVVLEHKVWVYNFENLKVLQEIETIANPKGLCAVSYLSGSMVLVCPGLLKGQVRVEHCSANRTKFIMAHDSRIACLALTSDGQLLATASSKGTLIRVFNTVDGTPLREVRRGADRAEIHSLAFSSTAQWLAVSSDKGTVHIFSVKANAESSENAKSQSPSSYKLATTSSSSSLSFFRGVLPKYFNSEWSVAQFRLVEGSQYIVAFGHQKNTVIILGMDGSFRRCQFDPVNGGEMIQLEYHNFLKPEEAL, from the exons ATGGCTACTCTCTCTGCATTCTCTTCTCCAGCTTCATGGTCTAATTCCGGTTTTCCCTCGAACGCAGACCAATCCGACACCACCATCGACTCCGACTCTTCGCTTCCACTCGATCACAACcaacaacaagaagaaaacGACGCCGTATTCTTCTCCAACTCTAGTACTAGTCCCAACGCCAACAACCCCTTATCCCCTCCTCCGCAGTTTCCGGTGTCGGTTCTCCACCTTACCTTCAACCAAGACCAGGTCTGCTTCGTTGCCGGCACCGACTATGGCCTTCGTGTCTACAACTGCGACCCATTCTGCGAGCGCTTTCGCCGCGACTTCGACCGCAGAGGTGGAATCGGAGTCGCCGAGATGCTATTCCAGTGTAATCTATTCGCCGTGGTCGGCGGTGGGCCGGACCCGCAGTACCCTCCGAATAAGGTCATGATTTGGGATGACCATCAGAGCCGTTTCATCGGTGAGCTAACTATGCGCTCTGTGGTTCGGGCTCTGCGTCTCCGCGGGGACTGTATCGTCGTCGTTTTGGAACACAAAGTGTGGGTTTACAATTTCGAGAACTTGAAGGTGTTGCAGGAGATCGAGACTATTGCTAACCCTAAAGGGCTTTGTGCGGTGTCGTATTTGTCCGGGTCGATGGTGCTGGTATGTCCTGGGTTGCTGAAGGGGCAAGTCAGGGTTGAGCATTGTTCGGCAAATAGGACCAAATTCATAATGGCTCATGATTCGAGGATTGCTTGCTTAGCTCTTACATCTGACGGACAGTTGCTCGCCACGGCCAGCTCCAAGGGAACTCTGATTCGGGTTTTCAACACAGTTGATGGGACTCCGCTTCGAGAG GTAAGGAGAGGTGCAGACCGAGCAGAGATTCATAGTTTGGCATTTTCCTCAACTGCGCAGTGGCTAGCAGTGTCGAGTGACAAGGGCACTGTCCATATTTTTAGTGTTAAGGCTAATGCTGAGTCCTCTGAGAATGCAAAATCACAAAGTCCATCCAGTTATAAACTTGCTACCACATCATCAAGCtcatctctttctttctttagag GGGTACTGCCGAAGTATTTCAACTCAGAGTGGTCAGTGGCTCAGTTCCGCTTGGTTGAGGGTTCTCAGTATATTGTTGCTTTCGGTCACCAGAAGAATACGGTTATAATTCTTGGCATGGATGGAAG CTTTCGCCGATGCCAGTTTGACCCTGTGAATGGAGGAGAGATGATTCAACTGGAATATCACAACTTTCTAAAGCCAGAAGAAGCATTATAA
- the LOC107426289 gene encoding pentatricopeptide repeat-containing protein At5g43790-like: MTNLPQLNTATNRIIYLLQNCTSPTHIHQIQSQLILQNLHSDTTIAYHFITACQSLGLLDLARQLFLTHLPRPHVFICNSLIRAFSHSPTPTPPHTPLSIYAHMHTNSILPNNFTFPFLLKSLSDFRDFKQGQCMHTHIIKLGHLNDIYVQNSLLNVYASCGHMGLCRKVFDEMRQRDVVSWTVLIMGYRNAGKYDEALITFEQMQYAGVTPNHVTMVNALAACANFDALEMGLWIHDFIRRSGWELDVILGTSLINMYGRCGKIEEGLAVFRSMKENNTFTWNAIIQGLAIAKSGEEAVWWFKRMEKERIQADSATLVGVLCACSYSGLVDTGRQIFGSLLEGKYGISPSVKHYACMVDLFARAGFLEDAFKCIKEMPYEPTKSIWGSLLAGGRAHGNFELSEFAAWKLVELEPGNSSYYVVLSNMYVEVGRWSDAERVRGMMKERGLKKDSGWSFVDLEHQEQINQLLAQ, translated from the coding sequence ATGACAAACCTTCCACAGCTCAACACTGCAACGAACAGAATTATCTATCTCCTACAGAACTGCACTTCTCCAACTCACATCCACCAAATTCAATCCCAACTCATCCTCCAAAATCTACATTCAGACACCACCATTGCCTACCATTTCATCACTGCTTGCCAATCTCTAGGACTCTTGGATTTGGCCCGCCAGCTTTTCCTCACCCATCTACCCAGACCCCATGTTTTCATTTGCAATTCTCTCATTAGAGCCTTCTCTCATTCCCCTACTCCTACTCCTCCTCATACCCCACTCTCTATATACGCTCACATGCACACAAACTCCATCCTTCCAAACAACTTCACCTTCCCTTTCCTTCTTAAATCTTTGTCCGACTTTCGGGACTTCAAGCAAGGGCAATGCATGCATACCCATATTATAAAATTGGGACATCTTAATGATATTTACGTTCAGAATTCGCTGCTCAATGTCTACGCATCGTGTGGCCATATGGGTTTATGCCGAAAAGTATTCGACGAAATGCGCCAAAGAGATGTTGTGTCTTGGACAGTTTTGATCATGGGGTATCGGAATGCTGGGAAGTACGATGAGGCGTTGATCACTTTTGAGCAGATGCAGTATGCCGGTGTAACGCCGAATCATGTAACCATGGTTAATGCCTTGGCTGCATGTGCGAATTTCGATGCCCTTGAAATGGGTCTCTGGATCCATGATTTCATTAGGAGAAGCGGATGGGAATTGGATGTGATATTGGGAACTTCTTTGATTAATATGTATGGAAGGTGCGGGAAAATTGAAGAGGGTCTGGCAGTTTTCAGAAGCATGAAGGAGAATAATACCTTCACATGGAATGCAATTATTCAAGGTCTAGCCATTGCTAAAAGCGGAGAGGAAGCAGTATGGTGGTTCAAGAGAATGGAGAAAGAAAGAATCCAGGCAGATTCAGCGACTTTGGTGGGAGTGTTATGTGCTTGTAGTTATTCGGGTTTGGTAGATACGGGAAGACAAATATTTGGTTCCTTGCTCGAAGGAAAATATGGAATTTCACCAAGCGTGAAACACTATGCTTGCATGGTtgatctctttgctcgtgcagGCTTTCTTGAAGACGCTTTCAAATGCATTAAAGAAATGCCTTACGAGCCTACGAAATCTATATGGGGTTCATTGCTTGCCGGTGGCAGAGCTCATGGAAATTTTGAATTGAGTGAGTTTGCAGCTTGGAAGCTTGTTGAACTTGAGCCAGGGAATAGTTCTTACTATGTAGTGCTTTCTAATATGTATGTAGAAGTGGGTAGATGGAGTGATGCTGAGAGAGTTAGGGGGATGATGAAAGAAAGAGGCCTTAAGAAAGATTCCGGTTGGAGTTTTGTGGATCTTGAACACCAAGaacaaattaatcaattattagcACAATAG
- the LOC107426295 gene encoding dephospho-CoA kinase isoform X2 yields MYLGVAGILDKTVWGFVNFNRGVNGIQSRVRDTRMRLVGLTGGISSGKSTVSNLFKSHGIPVVDADLVARNVVKKGTGGWKKVVATFGDEILQSDGEVDRARLGQIVFSDPGKRQVLNKLLAPYISSGIFWEIFKLWIKGFKVIVLDIPLLFEAKMDRWTKPIIVVWVDPVTQLQRLMARDGTSEEDAHDRINAQMSLDLKRSRADIVIDNTGSLDDLKEHFREVLFEVTRPLTWTEFGLSRQGALFILGSVIVGVIVCKKVFNNNGL; encoded by the exons ATGTATTTGGGTGTTGCAGGGATTTTGGATAAAACTGTTTGGGGATTCGTTAATTTCAATCGAGGAGTAAACGGCATTCAATCCAGGGTTAGGGATACTAGAATGAGGCTTGTGGGACTCACAGGTGGAATCTCATCGGGGAAGAGCACTGTCTCCAATCTTTTCAAGTCTCATGGCATTCCCGTCGTCGATGCCGATCTCGTTGCACGC AATGTAGTAAAGAAGGGCACTGGTGGCTGGAAAAAAGTTGTTGCAACATTTGGAGATGAAATTTTACAATCTGATGGAGAAGTAGATAGGGCTAGACTGGGCCAAATTGTATTCTCTGATCCAGGGAAACGCCAAGTACTTAATAA GCTTCTGGCTCCATATATATCTTCTGGTATATTTTGGGAAATTTTTAAGTTATGGATAAAGGGGTTTAAGGTTATTGTTCTTGATATCCCTTTGTTATTCGAGGCGAAGATGGATAGATGGACAAAACCTATTATAGTTGTGTGGGTTGATCCTGTAACACAGCTACAGCGACTCATGGCAAGAGATGGTACAAGTGAGGAAGATGCTCACGACAGGATTAATGCCCAGATGTCATTGGATTTGAAAAGGAGTCGGGCAGACATAGTGATTGATAACACTGGATCACTAGACGACTTGAAAGAACATTTCCGGGAAGTCTTATTTGAGGTCACGAGACCCTTGACTTGGACTGAATTTGGGCTTTCTAGACAAGGAGCCTTGTTTATTCTTGGTTCTGTCATTGTAGGTGTCATTGTATGCAAAAAGGTATTCAATAATAATGGTTTGTAA
- the LOC107426286 gene encoding glutathione S-transferase PARB produces the protein MAPIKVHGTPMSTAARRVLACLFEKDIEFDFVTVDMKAGEHKNEPFISLNPFGQVPAFEDGDLTLFESRAITQYLALQYANKGTNLVYEDLKKEAILLVWKEVEAHQFDPPASKLTWELALKPFFGMATDQAIVEENMAKLGKVLDVYEARLAKSKYMAGDSFTLVDLHHLPNIQYLMGTSAKELFQSRPHVSAWVADITVRPAWAKVLAMK, from the exons ATGGCACCCATTAAAGTCCATGGAACTCCTATGTCCACAGCTGCAAGGCGGGTTCTGGCATGCCTCTTCGAGAAAGACATCGAGTTCGACTTTGTTACTGTTGACATGAAAGCTGGTGAACATAAAAACGAACCCTTCATTTCTCTCAAC CCATTTGGACAAGTTCCAGCCTTCGAGGATGGAGATCTAACGCTTTTTG AATCAAGGGCAATTACCCAATACCTTGCTCTCCAGTATGCAAACAAGGGAACAAACCTGGTATACGAGGACTTGAAGAAGGAAGCAATCTTATTGGTGTGGAAAGAAGTGGAGGCTCATCAGTTCGACCCACCAGCATCCAAACTGACATGGGAGTTAGCACTCAAGCCCTTTTTTGGAATGGCAACAGATCAGGCAATAGTTGAGGAAAATATGGCTAAACTTGGAAAAGTTCTTGATGTGTATGAGGCTCGGCTGGCTAAGTCAAAGTACATGGCTGGTGACTCCTTCACATTGGTCGATTTGCACCACCTCCCTAATATCCAATACCTGATGGGGACAAGTGCTAAGGAGCTCTTCCAGTCTCGCCCCCATGTCAGTGCCTGGGTCGCTGATATTACAGTTAGGCCCGCTTGGGCCAAGGTCCTTGCCATGAAGTAA
- the LOC107426295 gene encoding dephospho-CoA kinase isoform X3: protein MRLVGLTGGISSGKSTVSNLFKSHGIPVVDADLVARNVVKKGTGGWKKVVATFGDEILQSDGEVDRARLGQIVFSDPGKRQVLNKLLAPYISSGIFWEIFKLWIKGFKVIVLDIPLLFEAKMDRWTKPIIVVWVDPVTQLQRLMARDGTSEEDAHDRINAQMSLDLKRSRADIVIDNTGSLDDLKEHFREVLFEVTRPLTWTEFGLSRQGALFILGSVIVGVIVCKKVFNNNGL from the exons ATGAGGCTTGTGGGACTCACAGGTGGAATCTCATCGGGGAAGAGCACTGTCTCCAATCTTTTCAAGTCTCATGGCATTCCCGTCGTCGATGCCGATCTCGTTGCACGC AATGTAGTAAAGAAGGGCACTGGTGGCTGGAAAAAAGTTGTTGCAACATTTGGAGATGAAATTTTACAATCTGATGGAGAAGTAGATAGGGCTAGACTGGGCCAAATTGTATTCTCTGATCCAGGGAAACGCCAAGTACTTAATAA GCTTCTGGCTCCATATATATCTTCTGGTATATTTTGGGAAATTTTTAAGTTATGGATAAAGGGGTTTAAGGTTATTGTTCTTGATATCCCTTTGTTATTCGAGGCGAAGATGGATAGATGGACAAAACCTATTATAGTTGTGTGGGTTGATCCTGTAACACAGCTACAGCGACTCATGGCAAGAGATGGTACAAGTGAGGAAGATGCTCACGACAGGATTAATGCCCAGATGTCATTGGATTTGAAAAGGAGTCGGGCAGACATAGTGATTGATAACACTGGATCACTAGACGACTTGAAAGAACATTTCCGGGAAGTCTTATTTGAGGTCACGAGACCCTTGACTTGGACTGAATTTGGGCTTTCTAGACAAGGAGCCTTGTTTATTCTTGGTTCTGTCATTGTAGGTGTCATTGTATGCAAAAAGGTATTCAATAATAATGGTTTGTAA
- the LOC107426295 gene encoding dephospho-CoA kinase isoform X1, producing the protein MMFNRHFCRRMYLGVAGILDKTVWGFVNFNRGVNGIQSRVRDTRMRLVGLTGGISSGKSTVSNLFKSHGIPVVDADLVARNVVKKGTGGWKKVVATFGDEILQSDGEVDRARLGQIVFSDPGKRQVLNKLLAPYISSGIFWEIFKLWIKGFKVIVLDIPLLFEAKMDRWTKPIIVVWVDPVTQLQRLMARDGTSEEDAHDRINAQMSLDLKRSRADIVIDNTGSLDDLKEHFREVLFEVTRPLTWTEFGLSRQGALFILGSVIVGVIVCKKQQLRTDG; encoded by the exons atgatgtTTAATCGGCATTTTTGCCGAAGAATGTATTTGGGTGTTGCAGGGATTTTGGATAAAACTGTTTGGGGATTCGTTAATTTCAATCGAGGAGTAAACGGCATTCAATCCAGGGTTAGGGATACTAGAATGAGGCTTGTGGGACTCACAGGTGGAATCTCATCGGGGAAGAGCACTGTCTCCAATCTTTTCAAGTCTCATGGCATTCCCGTCGTCGATGCCGATCTCGTTGCACGC AATGTAGTAAAGAAGGGCACTGGTGGCTGGAAAAAAGTTGTTGCAACATTTGGAGATGAAATTTTACAATCTGATGGAGAAGTAGATAGGGCTAGACTGGGCCAAATTGTATTCTCTGATCCAGGGAAACGCCAAGTACTTAATAA GCTTCTGGCTCCATATATATCTTCTGGTATATTTTGGGAAATTTTTAAGTTATGGATAAAGGGGTTTAAGGTTATTGTTCTTGATATCCCTTTGTTATTCGAGGCGAAGATGGATAGATGGACAAAACCTATTATAGTTGTGTGGGTTGATCCTGTAACACAGCTACAGCGACTCATGGCAAGAGATGGTACAAGTGAGGAAGATGCTCACGACAGGATTAATGCCCAGATGTCATTGGATTTGAAAAGGAGTCGGGCAGACATAGTGATTGATAACACTGGATCACTAGACGACTTGAAAGAACATTTCCGGGAAGTCTTATTTGAGGTCACGAGACCCTTGACTTGGACTGAATTTGGGCTTTCTAGACAAGGAGCCTTGTTTATTCTTGGTTCTGTCATTGTAGGTGTCATTGTATGCAAAAAG CAACAGTTAAGAACGGATGGTTAg
- the LOC107426258 gene encoding glutathione S-transferase F13, which yields MALKLHGLPMSTCTCTVMTCLNEKGADFKLVPVDLFATENKQPSFLAKNPFGLIPVLEDEDLTLFESRAITAYVAEKFKETGHDLIRHENLKDAAMVMVWKEVESQQYHPAICPIVYQYFVAPLRGTTPDQTVIDANLEKLGKVLDVYEARLSNTKYLAGDFYTLADLHHLSYTHYFMKTPWASFINDRPHVKAWWEDISSRPAFQKVAVGMNFGEK from the exons ATGGCGTTGAAGCTACATGGCCTTCCTATGTCAACATGTACCTGTACCGTAATGACTTGTCTGAATGAAAAAGGTGCAGATTTCAAGCTTGTTCCTGTTGATCTTTTCGCCACTGAAAACAAGCAGCCTTCTTTCCTTGCCAAGAAT CCCTTCGGTCTGATTCCTGTACTAGAAGATGAGGATCTTACACTCTTCG AGTCGAGAGCAATCACAGCATACGTAGCGGAAAAGTTCAAAGAAACAGGACACGATCTCATAAGGCATGAGAACTTGAAAGATGCTGCAATGGTGATGGTATGGAAAGAGGTGGAATCGCAACAATACCATCCAGCAATCTGTCCAATCGTGTACCAGTATTTCGTGGCACCTCTACGGGGCACCACACCGGATCAAACAGTGATCGATGCCAATTTGGAGAAGCTGGGGAAGGTTTTGGACGTCTACGAAGCCAGGCTGAGCAACACGAAGTATTTGGCTGGGGATTTCTACACTTTGGCTGATCTTCACCACCTTTCTTACACTCACTATTTCATGAAAACTCCATGGGCTTCATTCATTAATGATCGTCCCCATGTTAAGGCTTGGTGGGAGGATATTTCTTCTAGGCCTGCATTTCAGAAAGTTGCGGTGGGAATGAATTTTGGTGAGAAATAA
- the LOC107426264 gene encoding autophagy-related protein 18a isoform X2: MATLSAFSSPASWSNSGFPSNADQSDTTIDSDSSLPLDHNQQQEENDAVFFSNSSTSPNANNPLSPPPQFPVSVLHLTFNQDQVCFVAGTDYGLRVYNCDPFCERFRRDFDRRGGIGVAEMLFQCNLFAVVGGGPDPQYPPNKVMIWDDHQSRFIGELTMRSVVRALRLRGDCIVVVLEHKVWVYNFENLKVLQEIETIANPKGLCAVSYLSGSMVLVCPGLLKGQVRVEHCSANRTKFIMAHDSRIACLALTSDGQLLATASSKGTLIRVFNTVDGTPLREVRRGADRAEIHSLAFSSTAQWLAVSSDKGTVHIFSVKANAESSENAKSQSPSSYKLATTSSSSSLSFFRGVLPKYFNSEWSVAQFRLVEGSQYIVAFGHQKNTVIILGMDGR; this comes from the exons ATGGCTACTCTCTCTGCATTCTCTTCTCCAGCTTCATGGTCTAATTCCGGTTTTCCCTCGAACGCAGACCAATCCGACACCACCATCGACTCCGACTCTTCGCTTCCACTCGATCACAACcaacaacaagaagaaaacGACGCCGTATTCTTCTCCAACTCTAGTACTAGTCCCAACGCCAACAACCCCTTATCCCCTCCTCCGCAGTTTCCGGTGTCGGTTCTCCACCTTACCTTCAACCAAGACCAGGTCTGCTTCGTTGCCGGCACCGACTATGGCCTTCGTGTCTACAACTGCGACCCATTCTGCGAGCGCTTTCGCCGCGACTTCGACCGCAGAGGTGGAATCGGAGTCGCCGAGATGCTATTCCAGTGTAATCTATTCGCCGTGGTCGGCGGTGGGCCGGACCCGCAGTACCCTCCGAATAAGGTCATGATTTGGGATGACCATCAGAGCCGTTTCATCGGTGAGCTAACTATGCGCTCTGTGGTTCGGGCTCTGCGTCTCCGCGGGGACTGTATCGTCGTCGTTTTGGAACACAAAGTGTGGGTTTACAATTTCGAGAACTTGAAGGTGTTGCAGGAGATCGAGACTATTGCTAACCCTAAAGGGCTTTGTGCGGTGTCGTATTTGTCCGGGTCGATGGTGCTGGTATGTCCTGGGTTGCTGAAGGGGCAAGTCAGGGTTGAGCATTGTTCGGCAAATAGGACCAAATTCATAATGGCTCATGATTCGAGGATTGCTTGCTTAGCTCTTACATCTGACGGACAGTTGCTCGCCACGGCCAGCTCCAAGGGAACTCTGATTCGGGTTTTCAACACAGTTGATGGGACTCCGCTTCGAGAG GTAAGGAGAGGTGCAGACCGAGCAGAGATTCATAGTTTGGCATTTTCCTCAACTGCGCAGTGGCTAGCAGTGTCGAGTGACAAGGGCACTGTCCATATTTTTAGTGTTAAGGCTAATGCTGAGTCCTCTGAGAATGCAAAATCACAAAGTCCATCCAGTTATAAACTTGCTACCACATCATCAAGCtcatctctttctttctttagag GGGTACTGCCGAAGTATTTCAACTCAGAGTGGTCAGTGGCTCAGTTCCGCTTGGTTGAGGGTTCTCAGTATATTGTTGCTTTCGGTCACCAGAAGAATACGGTTATAATTCTTGGCATGGATGGAAGGTAA
- the LOC107426297 gene encoding heavy metal-associated isoprenylated plant protein 36: MWHPWQMLSLSISSFSSTFYCSHPTPFPSPLEPQLTNKHILPKLLFQNILHYFFKLSISFLMANKPHEEASAPAPGGLKYQTWVLRVSIHCEGCKKKVKKVLQSIEGVYTTNIDSQQHKVTVTGNVDVETLLKKLLRSGKHAQIWPQKPDKKKSGKSKNNNQKHNKDQKDSHEEGAADEEEESPADKIQNASKNDGKDADDDGGDSDGKDGGESDEAAGEEGGGGGGGSGGKKKKKKKKKKSQNGNNPNNGGGGGGGENMNEPQGVKETSVVDGPADLAPGMASMNLGPSIQHVYPPYHPSPFYQPPPLHVQGLSYNMSYPNPSASHFAPSMHAYSYSHHHPNIFPPYPPSDPIDDYSDDEDESKCSIM, from the exons ATGTGGCATCCATGGCAgatgctttctctctctatctctagcTTTTCTTCCACTTTTTATTGCTCGCATCCTACTCCATTTCCTTCCCCCCTTGAGCCTCAGCTCACGAACAAACACATACTCCCGAAGcttctttttcaaaatattctcCATTATTTCTTCAAACTCTCTATCTCTTTTCTCATGGCAAATAAACCCCATGAAGAAGCTTCAGCTCCAGCTCCAGGAGGCTTAAAATACCAG ACATGGGTTTTGAGAGTCTCTATTCACTGTGAAGGCTGCAAGAAGAAAGTCAAGAAAGTTCTTCAGAGCATCGAAG GTGTTTATACAACGAACATTGATTCTCAGCAACACAAGGTCACGGTCACAGGGAACGTGGACGTGGAGACCCTTTTAAAGAAGCTATTAAGATCAGGAAAACACGCCCAGATTTGGCCCCAAAAACCCGACAAGAAGAAATCAGGGAAATCGAAGAACAATAATCAAAAGCATAATAAGGACCAGAAAGATTCTCATGAAGAGGGTGCTGCTGATGAGGAAGAGGAAAGTCCAGCGGATAAAATTCAAAACGCCTCCAAGAATGATGGTAAAGACGCCGACGACGATGGAGGCGATTCCGACGGCAAGGATGGAGGTGAAAGCGACGAGGCCGCAGGAGAAGAAGGCggtggcggtggtggtggtAGCGGtggcaaaaagaagaagaaaaagaagaagaagaaaagccaaaacgGCAATAATCCTAATAATGGCGGCGGCGGTGGTGGCGGTGAGAATATGAATGAACCTCAGGGAGTGAAAGAGACTTCAGTTGTGGATGGTCCAGCAGACCTTGCTCCGGGTATGGCGTCGATGAATCTTGGACCGTCAATCCAGCATGTGTATCCCCCCTACCACCCATCACCCTTCTATCAACCTCCTCCTCTACACGTACAAGGGCTGAGCTACAACATGAGCTACCCAAACCCTTCCGCTTCCCATTTTGCCCCTTCCATGCATGCTTATTCCTATTCTCATCATCATCCTAACATATTCCCGCCATATCCACCGTCCGATCCTATTGATGATTATAGTGACGACGAGGATGAGAGTAAATGCTCAATTATGTAA